Proteins encoded by one window of Geoalkalibacter sp.:
- a CDS encoding class II fructose-bisphosphate aldolase, with protein sequence MSQNVSYKELGLVNTRDMFKKAVNGGYAIPAYNFNNLEQLQAIMVACAETSSPVIVQVSKGAREYANQTMLRYMAMGAVAMVREMGSNIPIALHLDHGDTFELCKSCVDTGFSSVMIDGSHHSYEDNVALTRKVVEYAHAHDVTVEGELGVLAGIEDEVQAEHSTYTKPEEVEDFVKKTGVDSLAISIGTSHGAFKFKVKEGEEPPPLRFDILEEIERRIPGFPIVLHGASSVVPEYVELINAYGGKMEGAVGVSEAQLRRAAASAVCKINIDSDGRLAVTARIREFLAKNPGEFDPRKYLGVARKELIKLIKHKNEAVLGSAGKA encoded by the coding sequence ATGAGCCAGAATGTCAGCTACAAGGAACTGGGCCTGGTCAACACCCGGGACATGTTTAAGAAAGCGGTCAACGGCGGCTATGCCATTCCCGCTTACAACTTCAACAACCTCGAGCAGTTGCAGGCGATCATGGTGGCCTGCGCCGAGACCTCCTCGCCGGTCATCGTGCAGGTGAGCAAAGGGGCGCGCGAATACGCCAACCAGACCATGCTGCGCTACATGGCCATGGGCGCGGTGGCCATGGTGCGCGAGATGGGCTCCAACATCCCCATCGCCCTGCACCTCGACCACGGCGATACCTTCGAGTTGTGCAAGTCCTGCGTCGATACGGGCTTTTCCTCGGTGATGATCGATGGGTCCCATCATTCCTATGAGGACAACGTGGCCCTGACGCGCAAGGTCGTGGAGTACGCCCATGCCCATGACGTCACCGTCGAGGGTGAGCTCGGCGTGCTCGCCGGCATCGAGGACGAGGTGCAGGCCGAGCACTCCACCTACACCAAGCCCGAGGAGGTCGAGGATTTCGTCAAAAAAACCGGCGTCGACTCCCTGGCCATTTCCATCGGCACCAGCCACGGCGCCTTCAAGTTCAAGGTCAAGGAGGGCGAGGAGCCGCCGCCCTTGCGCTTCGACATCCTGGAAGAGATCGAGCGGCGCATTCCCGGTTTTCCCATCGTGCTGCACGGCGCGTCGAGCGTGGTGCCTGAATATGTCGAGTTGATCAATGCCTACGGCGGCAAGATGGAAGGGGCGGTGGGCGTCTCCGAGGCGCAGTTGCGCCGCGCCGCGGCGAGCGCGGTGTGCAAGATCAACATCGACTCCGACGGTCGTCTGGCGGTGACGGCCCGGATTCGTGAGTTTCTCGCCAAGAATCCCGGCGAGTTCGATCCGCGCAAATATCTGGGCGTGGCCCGCAAGGAACTGATCAAGCTGATCAAGCACAAGAACGAGGCCGTGCTCGGCAGCGCCGGCAAGGCTTGA
- a CDS encoding DUF3024 domain-containing protein, with protein sequence MAKHPNEFTRRIISKFFIDRHLDVNVTTVTNGYVVFINHFSLSEACVIDDPTGKLTFDERRNAWDLFWISGDFRWHPYASYEKLHQALEVMYGDQAANLFHKVL encoded by the coding sequence ATGGCCAAGCATCCGAACGAGTTCACCCGACGCATCATCAGTAAATTCTTCATCGACCGACATCTTGACGTCAATGTGACCACCGTGACCAACGGCTATGTTGTTTTCATCAATCATTTCAGCCTGTCCGAGGCCTGTGTCATTGACGATCCGACGGGTAAATTGACTTTCGACGAACGTCGCAATGCCTGGGATCTGTTCTGGATCAGCGGTGATTTTCGCTGGCATCCCTATGCTTCCTACGAGAAACTGCATCAGGCCCTTGAAGTCATGTACGGCGATCAGGCCGCCAACCTGTTTCATAAGGTGTTGTAA
- a CDS encoding ChaN family lipoprotein: MPLLRFLVLAVAASLMSACAPALAPEKSALGNPEMPYEPSRPPQVGDILHLPTGYYVAEEVMLAHAAEPRIVYIGETHDNPAAHRVQLRVLQHLAERYPNGLALGMEMFTTAQQEALDRWVAGELEEKDFLRDSDWYNTWRMDFAYYRDLLMLARSHRIPVIGLNAERSLVRAVSQSPPTELPADLQARLPELDLSDPYHQAMTEAIFAGHDAGPNSGDGFLRVQTLWDEVMAESIVRYLQSPQGEKRRMVVLAGGNHVRHGFGIPRRVFRRLPASYLIIGSKEIIIPPDKQDRLMDVDMPQFPMMPYHFMVFTEYESLAAPEVKLGILLEVRETGVGVAGVMPGSPGERAGLQKDDVLLEMDGEKLGDNFDLIYLVKQKKPGDRSRLRIERAGEQMDIDVEFFIMGADHPPATKDQ; this comes from the coding sequence ATGCCTTTGCTTCGATTCCTGGTCCTTGCGGTTGCGGCAAGCCTCATGAGCGCCTGCGCGCCCGCCCTTGCCCCCGAGAAATCCGCCCTGGGCAACCCCGAGATGCCCTACGAGCCCTCGCGCCCGCCCCAGGTCGGCGACATCCTGCACCTGCCCACCGGCTACTATGTCGCTGAAGAGGTGATGCTCGCCCATGCCGCCGAGCCGCGCATCGTCTACATCGGCGAAACGCACGACAACCCCGCCGCCCACCGCGTCCAACTGCGGGTTTTGCAACATCTGGCCGAGCGCTATCCCAACGGCCTGGCTTTGGGCATGGAAATGTTCACCACCGCCCAGCAGGAGGCTCTGGATCGCTGGGTCGCCGGGGAACTCGAGGAAAAGGATTTTCTGCGCGACTCGGACTGGTACAACACCTGGCGCATGGATTTCGCCTATTACCGCGACCTGCTGATGCTGGCCCGCTCCCACCGCATCCCCGTCATCGGCCTCAACGCCGAGCGCAGCCTGGTGCGCGCGGTCAGCCAGAGCCCCCCGACCGAGTTGCCGGCGGACCTTCAGGCGAGGCTTCCGGAACTGGACCTGAGCGATCCCTACCACCAGGCCATGACCGAGGCCATCTTCGCCGGGCATGACGCCGGCCCGAACTCCGGCGACGGCTTTCTGCGCGTGCAGACATTGTGGGATGAAGTCATGGCCGAGAGCATCGTGCGCTATCTGCAAAGCCCCCAAGGGGAAAAACGCCGCATGGTGGTGCTGGCCGGCGGCAATCATGTGCGCCACGGTTTCGGCATTCCGCGCCGCGTCTTTCGCCGCCTGCCCGCTTCTTATCTCATCATCGGCAGCAAGGAAATCATCATCCCGCCGGATAAGCAGGACCGTCTGATGGACGTGGACATGCCCCAATTTCCCATGATGCCGTACCACTTTATGGTCTTCACGGAATACGAGAGCCTGGCGGCGCCCGAGGTCAAACTCGGCATCCTGCTGGAGGTGCGTGAGACAGGCGTCGGCGTGGCCGGAGTCATGCCCGGCTCGCCGGGCGAGCGTGCCGGCCTGCAAAAAGACGATGTACTGCTGGAGATGGACGGCGAAAAGCTCGGCGACAACTTCGACCTGATCTACCTGGTCAAACAGAAAAAGCCCGGCGATCGCAGCCGCCTGCGCATCGAGCGCGCGGGAGAGCAAATGGACATCGACGTCGAATTCTTCATCATGGGTGCGGATCACCCGCCGGCGACAAAGGACCAATGA
- a CDS encoding efflux RND transporter permease subunit, whose amino-acid sequence MSLINLSVQRQVGVTVGVLLVVLFGLISLFRTPIQLTPEVSRPEITVTTLWPGASPEEIEKEIVQRQEDELKSVEGLEEMKSESRDSQGRVVLTFAPGTDMDAALLKVSNRLNQVRNIPLDAERPVISTVNTDDQPIAWFVLKPLPNNPNPIYTYQIFAEDYIKARFERVPGVARSNLFGGRERELQVVVDPEQLAAVGLTLNEFIRGLDAENVNISAGSFDEGKRRYIVRTVAELTTPEEVGHIALRTSSGERVFVRDLAETRFGYEQPTVSVRQVGDPAIAVNVQRESGTNVLEVMAGLRQALDELNAGILAEEKLILTQVYDETEYIESAISLVLSNLWIGGALAVVVLLLFLRSFAPTLIVATAIPVSVIGTFIVMVLAGRTINVISLAGLAFAVGMVVDNAIVVLENIYRHRQMGKEAAQAAIEGTREVWGAVLSSTLTTIAVFLPIFFIVQETGQLFRDIAIAICAAVALSLIVSVSVIPSGAARLLTGAVAPFARSGRKRPGPRELFGLVTLAERFTDHVARVVYRVSRSIPACAAVVLLFTLSSLGIAWLLLPKPEYLPTGNRNLLIGLLLPPPGYNVEEFTRIAEELEADFAPLWQPDYDDRGRTPAMGHFFYVAAGRQIFMGTRARDPQRVRELIPHLQQRLAQVPGMIAIVAQTSLFERGLSGGRTIDVEFSGADLARLVEIGGRAFGTIREAVPGAQIRPVPSLDLGNPEIRVIPDRVRLADLGMSARDLGIVVDALLDGHRASTVNVGGNELDLTVMGAAGFAGRTQDLPSLMLRAPGGQKVPLGAVAEVRLVAGPEQINHSERSRTITLEVRPPEEMPLEAAMERIQAQVIDSFRAEGVFGGDVRVRMAGTADKLRMTFDVLKWNFVLALVITYLLMAALFESFFYPLVIMFSVPLAMAGGVVGLWLVSHLLSYQPLDVLTMLGFIILVGTVVNNAILIVHQSLNFMREQAMEPREALRESVRTRVRPIFMSVGTSVCGMLPLVLFPGAGSELYRGLGSVVVGGLVVSTLFTLLLVPALFSLLLSLRTLLTGRAAKGAEG is encoded by the coding sequence ATGAGTCTGATCAACCTCTCGGTCCAGCGCCAGGTAGGCGTCACCGTCGGCGTGCTGCTGGTAGTGCTCTTCGGCCTGATTTCCCTGTTTCGCACCCCCATCCAGCTCACCCCGGAAGTCTCCCGCCCGGAAATCACCGTCACCACCCTGTGGCCCGGCGCCAGCCCCGAGGAGATCGAAAAGGAAATCGTCCAGCGCCAGGAAGACGAGCTCAAAAGCGTCGAGGGCCTGGAGGAGATGAAGTCCGAGTCGCGCGACAGTCAGGGCCGCGTCGTGCTGACCTTCGCCCCCGGCACGGACATGGACGCGGCGCTGCTCAAGGTGAGCAATCGCCTCAATCAGGTGCGCAACATTCCCCTGGATGCCGAGCGTCCCGTCATCTCCACGGTCAACACCGACGATCAGCCCATCGCCTGGTTCGTGCTCAAGCCTCTGCCCAATAATCCCAACCCGATTTATACCTACCAGATCTTTGCCGAGGATTACATCAAGGCACGCTTCGAGCGGGTGCCGGGCGTGGCGCGCAGCAACCTGTTCGGCGGGCGCGAGCGCGAGTTGCAGGTGGTGGTCGATCCGGAACAACTCGCGGCGGTCGGCCTCACCCTCAACGAATTCATCCGCGGCCTCGATGCGGAAAACGTCAACATCTCCGCCGGCAGCTTCGATGAGGGCAAGCGGCGCTACATCGTGCGCACCGTGGCCGAGCTGACCACGCCGGAGGAAGTGGGGCACATCGCCCTGCGCACCTCCTCGGGGGAGCGCGTCTTCGTGCGCGATCTGGCCGAAACCCGCTTCGGCTACGAGCAGCCCACCGTTTCCGTGCGTCAGGTCGGCGATCCGGCCATCGCCGTCAACGTGCAGCGCGAATCGGGCACCAACGTGCTTGAAGTCATGGCCGGGCTCAGGCAGGCGCTGGATGAACTCAATGCCGGGATTCTCGCCGAGGAGAAGCTGATTCTCACCCAGGTCTACGACGAGACCGAATACATCGAATCGGCCATCAGCCTGGTGCTGAGCAATCTGTGGATCGGCGGCGCGCTCGCCGTGGTGGTGCTGCTGTTGTTCCTGCGCTCCTTCGCGCCCACGCTGATCGTCGCCACAGCCATCCCCGTCTCGGTGATCGGCACCTTCATCGTCATGGTGCTTGCCGGACGCACCATCAACGTCATCTCCCTGGCGGGCCTGGCCTTTGCCGTCGGCATGGTGGTGGACAACGCCATCGTCGTGCTGGAGAACATCTACCGCCACCGGCAGATGGGCAAGGAGGCGGCGCAAGCCGCCATCGAAGGCACCCGGGAGGTGTGGGGCGCGGTGCTCTCCTCGACCCTGACCACCATCGCCGTGTTTCTGCCGATTTTTTTCATCGTGCAGGAAACCGGGCAACTGTTCCGCGACATCGCCATCGCCATCTGCGCGGCGGTGGCCCTCTCCCTCATCGTCTCCGTGTCGGTGATCCCGTCCGGCGCCGCGCGCCTGCTCACCGGCGCGGTGGCCCCTTTCGCCCGTTCCGGCCGCAAACGGCCCGGCCCGCGCGAGCTCTTCGGCCTGGTGACTCTGGCCGAACGCTTCACCGATCATGTCGCTCGGGTGGTGTACCGCGTGAGCCGCAGCATCCCGGCCTGCGCCGCCGTGGTGTTGCTGTTCACGCTCAGCTCCCTGGGCATCGCCTGGCTGCTGCTGCCCAAGCCCGAGTATCTGCCCACCGGCAATCGCAACCTGCTCATCGGCCTGCTGCTGCCGCCGCCCGGCTACAACGTCGAGGAATTCACGCGCATCGCCGAAGAGCTCGAAGCCGATTTCGCCCCCCTGTGGCAGCCTGATTACGACGACCGGGGGCGCACTCCCGCCATGGGCCATTTTTTCTACGTCGCCGCGGGCCGCCAGATCTTCATGGGCACCCGTGCCCGGGATCCGCAGCGCGTGCGGGAGCTCATTCCTCACCTCCAGCAGCGCCTTGCCCAGGTGCCGGGCATGATCGCCATTGTCGCCCAGACCTCTCTCTTCGAGCGCGGCCTGAGCGGCGGGCGCACCATCGACGTGGAATTCAGCGGGGCCGATCTCGCCCGGCTGGTGGAGATCGGCGGGCGGGCCTTCGGCACCATCCGCGAAGCCGTTCCCGGCGCGCAGATCCGCCCGGTGCCGAGCCTGGATCTGGGCAATCCCGAAATCCGCGTCATTCCCGATCGGGTGCGCCTCGCCGACCTCGGCATGAGCGCCCGCGACCTGGGCATCGTCGTCGATGCTCTGCTCGACGGCCATCGCGCCAGCACCGTGAATGTCGGCGGCAACGAGCTCGACCTCACCGTGATGGGCGCCGCGGGCTTTGCCGGCCGCACCCAGGATCTCCCAAGCCTGATGCTGCGGGCGCCCGGCGGGCAGAAGGTGCCCTTGGGCGCGGTCGCGGAGGTACGGCTGGTGGCGGGACCGGAACAGATCAATCACTCGGAGCGCAGCCGCACCATCACCCTGGAGGTGCGACCGCCCGAGGAGATGCCCCTGGAAGCCGCCATGGAACGCATTCAGGCGCAGGTCATCGACAGTTTTCGCGCCGAAGGGGTGTTCGGCGGCGACGTGCGCGTGCGCATGGCCGGCACCGCCGACAAGCTGCGCATGACCTTCGATGTGCTCAAATGGAATTTCGTGCTGGCGCTTGTCATCACCTATCTGCTCATGGCGGCCTTGTTCGAGAGTTTTTTCTATCCTCTGGTCATCATGTTTTCCGTGCCCCTGGCCATGGCGGGGGGCGTCGTCGGACTCTGGCTGGTGAGCCATCTGCTGAGCTATCAGCCCCTGGATGTCCTGACCATGCTCGGCTTCATCATCCTGGTGGGCACGGTGGTCAACAACGCCATCCTCATCGTTCACCAATCCCTCAATTTCATGCGCGAGCAGGCCATGGAACCGCGCGAGGCCCTGCGCGAATCGGTGCGCACCCGGGTGCGACCGATCTTCATGTCCGTGGGCACCTCGGTGTGCGGCATGCTGCCCCTGGTGCTCTTTCCCGGCGCGGGCAGCGAACTCTACCGCGGCCTGGGCAGCGTGGTGGTCGGCGGCCTGGTGGTCTCGACCCTCTTCACCCTGCTGCTGGTGCCGGCGCTCTTCAGCCTGCTGCTGAGCCTGCGCACCCTGCTGACCGGTCGCGCCGCCAAGGGCGCGGAGGGCTAG
- a CDS encoding efflux RND transporter periplasmic adaptor subunit gives MPLLALLILFLCLLSVPVAAQPNANSGPPPALVVTARVEAGQPRFAVQLVGTAEARYSAAVAAEVEGLVETLFARRGQKVAKGEVLARLRTHRHELMLEEARFALGEVEARIAKAESDLRRAQDLHTQKFISEEELQGRQTELDSLRQSAQRHRASIKILEDRLARMTIRAPFAGTVARENSEVGQWLREGDPLLELDDLSVIHVMVPVPENQLALIRVGGPAEVSFDALAGRAFGGRISAIVPRADLAARTFPVQIEIANPSGEILAGMLARVRFPREFDAPALLVPKDAFIPRPEGGGQVVRILDDQAQILEVRVLGAADTAFVVEPLDGDLAAGDEVVIRGNERLRPGQQIRRAGASAENGAP, from the coding sequence ATGCCCCTCCTGGCTTTGCTGATTCTTTTTCTGTGTCTCCTGTCCGTCCCGGTCGCCGCTCAACCCAACGCCAACAGCGGCCCGCCCCCCGCCCTCGTGGTCACCGCCCGGGTGGAAGCGGGACAGCCGCGTTTTGCCGTGCAGTTGGTCGGAACCGCCGAAGCGCGCTACAGCGCGGCGGTCGCCGCCGAGGTCGAGGGATTGGTGGAAACCCTCTTCGCGCGCCGAGGCCAGAAGGTCGCCAAGGGCGAGGTGCTGGCACGACTGCGCACCCATCGCCATGAGTTGATGCTCGAGGAGGCGCGCTTTGCCCTGGGCGAGGTCGAGGCACGCATCGCCAAGGCCGAAAGCGACCTGCGCCGCGCCCAGGATCTGCACACCCAGAAATTCATTTCCGAGGAAGAACTCCAGGGTCGCCAGACCGAACTCGACAGCCTGCGGCAAAGCGCCCAGCGTCATCGCGCTTCGATCAAAATCCTGGAGGATCGCCTGGCGCGCATGACCATCCGCGCCCCCTTTGCCGGAACCGTGGCGCGCGAAAACAGCGAGGTCGGCCAATGGCTGCGCGAGGGCGATCCCTTGTTGGAACTCGACGACCTTTCGGTCATTCACGTCATGGTGCCGGTGCCCGAAAACCAGCTGGCGCTGATTCGCGTCGGCGGCCCCGCCGAGGTCAGCTTCGATGCCCTGGCCGGCCGCGCCTTCGGCGGACGGATCAGCGCCATCGTGCCGCGCGCCGATCTGGCCGCGCGCACCTTTCCCGTGCAGATCGAGATCGCCAACCCCTCCGGCGAGATCCTGGCCGGCATGCTGGCGCGGGTGCGCTTCCCGCGCGAGTTCGATGCGCCGGCCCTGCTGGTGCCCAAGGATGCCTTCATTCCCCGTCCCGAGGGCGGCGGGCAGGTGGTGCGGATCCTGGACGATCAGGCGCAGATCCTTGAAGTGCGGGTTCTTGGCGCCGCCGACACGGCCTTTGTCGTCGAGCCCCTGGACGGCGATCTGGCCGCGGGCGACGAAGTGGTGATCCGCGGCAACGAACGTCTGCGGCCTGGGCAGCAGATCCGACGCGCCGGCGCCTCGGCGGAGAACGGCGCGCCATGA